A genomic window from Rhizobium sp. EC-SD404 includes:
- a CDS encoding murein L,D-transpeptidase family protein, whose amino-acid sequence MTIRAGWTADMRWHRLLVVSGLCLTLAACSNDTLSSVSNKVEHPLPTKVVNRMKAYDMTEASPIMMRIFKEESVLEVWKAKANGRFEKIAEYDICKWSGELGPKQVEGDRQAPEGFYTVNRHQMNPNSSYYLSFNLGYPNRFDRAHGRTGTNLMVHGACSSAGCYSMTDEQVLEIYAFAREAFKGGQENFQVQALPFRMTAENMARHRDNPNYAFWEMLKVGYDHFELTKTPPKVDVCNKEYIFNQVPTEPNAVFDAAAACPATSTPQSLQVAYQTYVQDYEAAFQEALEKQTGQRPGRSGSLSRLLPANQSSPASVAAATATTATTVVPAAASPAVIAPATAGATVPVQPAQPAAVPVPTEASAPAASAPMTTTALPVPAANPLGTSTSLYAAPPPAPAQQVAERPRWSLWGRN is encoded by the coding sequence ATGACGATTCGGGCAGGGTGGACAGCCGACATGCGCTGGCATCGACTTCTTGTGGTTTCGGGGCTTTGCCTCACATTGGCGGCATGCAGCAACGACACGCTTTCCAGCGTTTCGAACAAGGTCGAACATCCGTTGCCGACGAAGGTCGTCAACCGCATGAAGGCCTACGACATGACCGAGGCCTCACCGATCATGATGCGCATCTTCAAGGAAGAGAGCGTTTTGGAGGTCTGGAAGGCGAAAGCGAACGGCCGCTTCGAAAAGATCGCCGAATACGACATCTGTAAATGGTCGGGTGAGCTTGGACCGAAGCAGGTCGAAGGCGATCGTCAGGCGCCGGAAGGCTTCTACACGGTCAACCGTCACCAGATGAACCCCAATTCCAGCTACTATCTCTCGTTCAATCTGGGCTATCCGAACCGTTTCGACCGCGCCCATGGCCGCACCGGCACCAACCTCATGGTGCATGGCGCCTGCTCATCCGCCGGCTGCTATTCGATGACGGACGAGCAGGTCCTCGAAATCTACGCATTTGCCCGCGAAGCCTTCAAAGGTGGACAGGAGAATTTCCAGGTCCAGGCACTGCCGTTCCGCATGACGGCTGAAAACATGGCGCGTCACCGCGACAACCCGAACTACGCCTTCTGGGAAATGCTCAAGGTCGGCTACGACCATTTCGAGCTGACCAAGACGCCGCCGAAGGTCGACGTCTGCAACAAGGAATACATCTTCAACCAGGTTCCGACAGAGCCGAACGCGGTCTTCGACGCCGCCGCCGCCTGTCCCGCGACCTCCACGCCTCAAAGTCTGCAGGTCGCCTACCAGACCTATGTTCAAGACTATGAAGCAGCGTTCCAGGAAGCTCTGGAGAAGCAGACCGGCCAGCGCCCGGGCCGCTCCGGTTCGCTTTCTCGGCTGTTGCCGGCAAACCAATCGAGCCCGGCTTCCGTTGCCGCCGCAACGGCTACGACCGCCACGACTGTCGTGCCTGCTGCCGCTTCACCGGCCGTCATCGCGCCTGCAACGGCAGGTGCCACCGTTCCTGTGCAGCCTGCACAGCCCGCTGCGGTTCCGGTTCCCACCGAAGCAAGCGCACCTGCCGCATCGGCACCGATGACGACGACCGCGCTGCCCGTTCCCGCCGCCAATCCGCTCGGCACTTCGACGTCGCTTTACGCAGCGCCGCCTCCTGCGCCCGCCCAGCAGGTCGCGGAACGCCCCCGCTGGTCGCTCTGGGGTCGGAATTGA
- the dxs gene encoding 1-deoxy-D-xylulose-5-phosphate synthase — MSSRKTPSQTPLLDQVTEPHDMKRLSDRQLRQLADELRRETIDAVSVTGGHLGAGLGVVELTVAIHAVFDTPKDRLIFDVGHQCYPHKILTGRRDRIRTLRKGNGLSGFTKRSESPYDPFGAAHSSTSISAGLGFAVGRDFQGSDDHVICVIGDGAMSAGMAYEALNNAGALGSRLIVILNDNAMSIAPPVGAMSKYLARLYAARPLQDLKSAARNAVDHLPPPLREGARRARTLVKGLVPGATLFEELGFSYVGPFDGHDLSQILPILRTVKERSDGPVLLHAITRKGKGYRPAEEAADKYHGVSSFDVASGHQVKSVAKAPSYTKVFADALIQEAERDASIVAVTAAMPDGTGLDRFAKRFPSRMFDVGIAEQHAVTFCAGLAASGMKPFCAIYSTFLQRGYDQIVHDVALQRLPVRFAIDRAGLVGADGPTHAGSFDLGYLCNLPDFTVMAASDEAELVHMVATAAALSDGPSAVRYPRGEGTGVAMPAVGQVLEIGRGRIVKEGTQIALLSLGTRLQECLAAAERLDAMGLSTTVADARFAKPLDEALILSLAREHAVLITIEEGARGGFGAHVLHLLAERGVLDRGCRIRTLTLPDRFIQQDKPEAMYAEAELDRTAILAAAEAAIGLGTIERQPEIVRLHRLRE; from the coding sequence ATGAGCAGCAGGAAGACGCCTTCACAAACGCCGCTTCTCGATCAGGTGACCGAGCCCCACGACATGAAGCGGCTGAGCGACCGGCAGTTGCGGCAGCTAGCCGATGAGTTGAGGCGCGAAACCATCGACGCGGTTTCGGTGACGGGCGGCCATCTCGGCGCAGGGCTGGGCGTCGTGGAACTGACGGTTGCGATCCACGCGGTGTTCGACACGCCAAAGGATCGTCTGATCTTCGATGTCGGTCATCAATGCTATCCGCATAAGATATTGACGGGCCGGCGCGATCGGATCCGGACCTTGCGCAAGGGCAACGGACTGTCCGGCTTCACGAAGCGGTCGGAAAGCCCCTATGACCCGTTCGGCGCCGCCCATTCGTCCACATCCATTTCCGCAGGGCTCGGCTTCGCCGTCGGCCGGGACTTCCAGGGCAGCGACGACCATGTCATCTGCGTGATCGGCGACGGCGCCATGTCGGCCGGCATGGCGTATGAAGCGCTCAACAATGCCGGCGCGCTCGGCAGCCGGCTGATCGTGATCCTGAACGACAATGCCATGTCGATCGCGCCGCCCGTCGGTGCGATGTCGAAATACCTTGCCCGGCTCTATGCCGCACGGCCTTTGCAGGACCTGAAGTCGGCTGCGCGCAACGCCGTCGACCACCTGCCGCCGCCGCTCAGGGAAGGGGCCCGACGCGCCCGTACGCTCGTCAAAGGGCTGGTTCCGGGCGCGACGCTGTTCGAGGAACTCGGCTTTTCCTATGTCGGCCCGTTCGACGGACATGATCTTTCGCAGATCCTCCCCATCCTCAGGACCGTGAAGGAGCGATCCGACGGCCCCGTTCTCCTCCACGCCATCACCCGCAAGGGCAAGGGCTATAGACCGGCTGAAGAAGCCGCGGACAAATATCACGGCGTTTCCAGCTTCGATGTCGCGAGCGGCCATCAGGTCAAGAGCGTGGCCAAGGCGCCCTCTTATACGAAGGTGTTCGCCGATGCGCTGATCCAGGAGGCGGAACGCGATGCCTCCATCGTCGCGGTGACGGCTGCCATGCCGGACGGCACCGGTCTCGACCGCTTCGCCAAACGCTTCCCGTCACGCATGTTCGACGTGGGCATTGCCGAACAGCATGCGGTGACCTTCTGCGCCGGTCTCGCCGCCTCCGGCATGAAGCCGTTTTGCGCCATCTATTCGACCTTCCTGCAGCGTGGTTACGATCAGATCGTGCATGACGTGGCGTTGCAGCGCCTGCCGGTGCGCTTCGCCATCGATCGTGCGGGGCTCGTCGGCGCCGATGGGCCAACGCATGCGGGATCCTTCGATCTCGGCTATCTGTGCAACCTGCCGGATTTCACTGTCATGGCTGCAAGCGACGAGGCGGAACTGGTGCACATGGTTGCAACGGCGGCTGCTTTGTCCGACGGGCCCTCGGCGGTGCGCTATCCGCGCGGAGAAGGCACCGGCGTAGCCATGCCGGCCGTCGGCCAGGTGCTCGAGATCGGACGCGGCCGGATCGTCAAGGAAGGCACGCAGATCGCGCTTCTGTCGCTCGGCACCCGCCTGCAGGAATGCCTGGCAGCGGCCGAACGGCTCGACGCGATGGGGCTTTCCACGACGGTTGCCGATGCACGCTTCGCCAAACCGCTCGACGAAGCGCTGATCCTATCGCTCGCACGCGAGCACGCGGTGCTGATCACCATCGAGGAGGGCGCACGCGGCGGGTTCGGTGCTCATGTGCTGCATCTGCTTGCCGAGCGCGGCGTGCTCGACCGCGGCTGTCGCATTCGCACGCTGACCTTGCCCGATCGCTTCATCCAGCAGGACAAGCCGGAGGCGATGTATGCGGAAGCCGAACTCGATCGCACCGCCATCCTCGCCGCCGCCGAAGCTGCCATCGGTCTCGGCACGATCGAGCGCCAGCCGGAAATCGTGCGGTTGCACCGGTTGCGGGAATAG
- a CDS encoding D-alanyl-D-alanine carboxypeptidase family protein encodes MLQSRARHLFAAILLSGGLLSSTAGLSAADAAPRMLVDVESGRVIEHEDAFKRWYPASLTKLMTTYLALRAIESGEADLTSPVTLSARAAAQPPSKMYYGEGATMTLDNAIKIIMVKSANDVAMAIGESLAGTDRNFVARMNAEAERLGMTSTRFINANGLPGEGQYTTARDMALLALAIKRDFPQYSNYFSIEAIQAGSDIYPNFNMLIGRYPGADGMKTGFICSSGFNQVSSASRNGQSVVAVVFGAESLADRAEESARLLEEGLTGQVPASATPITQLQPYGEGNAEVADLRPQICSPEAAAQRSEGRDDDGELILSSSFIRPLERELEPVAVALGGTGGRVAAIQVDVPIPTPRPRLVELEDDSAPMEASLATSAPEGETETDGLRPSLDVPLPLPRPRP; translated from the coding sequence GTGCTGCAAAGCCGCGCTAGACATCTGTTCGCCGCCATCCTCCTTTCGGGGGGGCTTCTCTCTTCGACAGCCGGTTTGTCGGCTGCGGATGCTGCGCCACGCATGCTGGTCGATGTCGAGAGCGGCCGGGTCATCGAGCACGAGGATGCGTTCAAGCGCTGGTATCCGGCTTCGCTGACGAAACTGATGACGACCTATCTCGCGCTGCGCGCCATCGAGAGCGGCGAGGCGGACCTCACGTCGCCGGTGACGCTCAGCGCGCGCGCCGCCGCACAGCCGCCGAGCAAGATGTACTATGGCGAAGGCGCCACGATGACGCTCGACAACGCCATCAAGATCATCATGGTGAAGTCGGCGAACGACGTGGCGATGGCGATCGGGGAGTCGCTCGCCGGCACCGACAGGAACTTCGTTGCGCGTATGAACGCCGAGGCAGAGCGGCTTGGCATGACTTCGACCCGCTTCATCAATGCCAATGGCCTGCCAGGCGAAGGCCAGTACACGACGGCGCGCGACATGGCCTTGCTGGCGCTCGCGATCAAGCGCGACTTTCCGCAGTACTCGAACTATTTCAGCATCGAGGCCATCCAGGCCGGCAGCGACATCTATCCCAACTTCAACATGCTGATCGGACGTTATCCGGGTGCCGATGGCATGAAGACGGGGTTCATCTGCTCCTCGGGCTTCAACCAGGTGTCGTCGGCAAGTCGCAATGGCCAGTCCGTGGTCGCCGTCGTCTTCGGGGCTGAAAGCTTGGCCGACCGTGCGGAAGAATCCGCCCGATTGCTGGAGGAAGGTTTGACGGGCCAGGTGCCGGCCAGTGCAACGCCCATCACCCAATTGCAGCCCTATGGCGAGGGTAACGCCGAAGTTGCGGATCTGCGCCCGCAGATCTGTTCGCCCGAGGCGGCCGCTCAACGATCCGAAGGCCGCGACGATGACGGCGAATTGATCCTGAGCTCTTCTTTCATCCGGCCGCTCGAGCGCGAGCTTGAGCCCGTCGCGGTTGCGCTTGGTGGAACAGGCGGACGCGTGGCGGCGATCCAGGTGGATGTGCCGATCCCTACGCCACGTCCGCGGCTGGTCGAGCTCGAGGACGATTCAGCGCCCATGGAGGCCTCGCTTGCGACATCAGCGCCGGAAGGCGAAACGGAGACAGACGGGCTTCGGCCTTCGCTCGACGTTCCGCTGCCACTTCCGAGGCCGCGCCCTTGA
- a CDS encoding M20 aminoacylase family protein, translating into MPILNRAAELQGEVAGWRRHLHQRPEILFAVHETAAFVENKLKEFGCDEVVTGLGRTGVVGIIRGRNGEGRTIGLRADMDALPITEQTGKDWASRSAGKMHACGHDGHTAMLLGAAKYLTDTRNFRGAVAVIFQPAEEGGGGGNEMVKDGMMERFQIAEVYGMHNLPGLAVGAFATRKGPIMAATDEFRVTVNGRGGHAAMPHETIDPIVIAAQMVQALQMIASRNADPVDAIVVSVTQFKAGFAHNVIPEEAVFSGTVRSLSEHNRDLGEARIRQITEGIAAAHGATVSIWYDRNYPVTFNHDEETDHAIQAAATIAGDDNVDGDVAPTLGGEDFSYMLNARPGAFIFIGNGDTAGLHHPRYDFNDEAIPHGISYWVRLAETRLAA; encoded by the coding sequence ATGCCAATCCTCAACCGCGCCGCCGAATTGCAGGGAGAAGTCGCTGGCTGGCGGCGTCATTTGCACCAGCGTCCGGAAATCCTCTTCGCCGTGCACGAGACGGCGGCCTTCGTCGAAAACAAGCTCAAGGAATTCGGCTGCGACGAAGTGGTGACGGGGCTTGGCCGGACGGGCGTCGTCGGCATCATCCGCGGCCGCAATGGCGAAGGCCGGACGATCGGTCTCAGGGCCGACATGGATGCCCTGCCGATCACCGAGCAGACGGGCAAGGACTGGGCATCGCGTTCCGCTGGAAAGATGCATGCCTGCGGCCATGACGGCCATACGGCCATGCTGCTCGGCGCGGCGAAATATCTCACCGACACCCGTAATTTCCGCGGCGCAGTTGCGGTGATCTTCCAGCCCGCCGAAGAAGGTGGTGGCGGCGGCAACGAAATGGTCAAGGACGGCATGATGGAGCGCTTCCAGATTGCGGAAGTCTACGGCATGCACAACCTGCCGGGCCTCGCCGTCGGCGCGTTCGCGACCCGCAAGGGCCCGATCATGGCTGCCACCGACGAGTTCCGCGTGACCGTCAACGGGCGCGGCGGCCATGCGGCAATGCCGCACGAGACCATCGATCCGATCGTCATCGCGGCGCAAATGGTGCAGGCGCTGCAGATGATCGCTTCGCGCAATGCCGATCCGGTCGATGCGATCGTCGTTTCGGTCACCCAGTTCAAGGCGGGCTTTGCCCACAACGTCATCCCGGAAGAGGCGGTCTTTTCCGGCACCGTGAGGTCGCTGTCCGAACACAACCGAGACCTCGGCGAAGCGCGCATCCGACAGATAACGGAAGGTATCGCGGCGGCCCATGGCGCGACCGTCTCCATCTGGTACGACCGCAACTATCCCGTCACCTTCAACCACGACGAAGAGACTGACCACGCCATCCAGGCGGCGGCGACCATCGCCGGCGACGACAATGTCGACGGCGACGTCGCGCCAACGCTCGGCGGCGAAGACTTTTCCTACATGCTGAATGCGCGGCCTGGCGCCTTCATCTTCATCGGCAATGGCGACACTGCCGGCCTTCACCATCCACGCTACGATTTCAACGACGAGGCCATCCCCCACGGCATCTCCTACTGGGTCCGCCTCGCCGAGACCCGCCTGGCAGCCTGA
- the hemA gene encoding 5-aminolevulinate synthase, translating into MDFDGFFQNALDGLREEGRYRVFADLERRQGEFPHATRYTENGEQSVTVWCSNDYLGMGQHPKVVAAMKEAIDRCGAGAGGTRNISGTNHYHVLLEQELADLHGKESALLFTSGYVSNWAALGTLASKIPGCIVFSDALNHASMIEGIRHSKAERVIWKHNDVADLRAKLQAADPKAPKLIAFESVYSMDGDIAPIKEICDVADEFGAMTYLDEVHGVGLYGPRGGGIAEREGLMHRLTVIEGTLGKAFGVMGGYIAASTALCDFVRSFASGFIFTTALPPALAAGALASIRHLKQSQIERMRHQDRVARVRARLDAIGIPYMPNPSHIVPVMVGDAAKCKWLSDLLLDNYGIYVQPINYPTVPKKTERLRITPSPFHSDADIDHLVSALSSLWSRCALSRAVA; encoded by the coding sequence ATGGATTTCGACGGATTTTTCCAGAACGCATTGGACGGCCTTCGTGAAGAAGGACGTTACCGTGTGTTCGCCGACCTGGAACGGCGCCAGGGGGAATTTCCGCACGCGACCCGTTATACTGAAAATGGCGAGCAGAGCGTCACCGTCTGGTGCTCGAACGACTATCTCGGCATGGGCCAGCATCCGAAGGTGGTGGCTGCCATGAAGGAAGCGATCGACCGCTGCGGCGCAGGCGCCGGCGGTACCCGCAACATCTCCGGCACCAACCACTATCATGTCCTGCTCGAGCAGGAGCTCGCTGATTTGCACGGCAAGGAATCAGCGCTCCTCTTCACCTCGGGCTATGTCTCCAACTGGGCGGCACTCGGCACGCTCGCCTCGAAGATCCCCGGCTGCATCGTCTTTTCCGATGCCTTGAACCACGCCTCCATGATCGAAGGCATCCGCCACTCCAAGGCCGAGCGCGTCATCTGGAAGCACAACGATGTCGCGGATCTGCGTGCCAAGCTCCAGGCAGCCGATCCGAAGGCGCCGAAGCTGATCGCGTTCGAGAGCGTCTATTCGATGGATGGCGACATCGCGCCGATCAAGGAGATCTGTGACGTCGCCGACGAGTTCGGCGCCATGACCTATCTCGACGAAGTCCACGGCGTCGGCCTCTACGGACCGCGCGGCGGCGGTATCGCCGAACGCGAAGGCCTGATGCACCGCCTGACGGTGATCGAAGGCACGCTGGGCAAGGCGTTCGGCGTGATGGGCGGCTATATCGCTGCCTCCACCGCGCTTTGCGACTTCGTGCGCTCCTTCGCCTCCGGCTTCATCTTCACCACCGCGCTGCCGCCGGCTCTTGCCGCGGGCGCGCTTGCCTCGATCCGCCATCTGAAGCAGAGCCAGATCGAGCGCATGCGTCATCAGGACCGCGTTGCCCGCGTCCGCGCCCGCCTCGATGCCATTGGCATTCCTTATATGCCGAACCCGAGCCACATCGTGCCGGTCATGGTCGGCGATGCGGCCAAGTGTAAATGGCTGTCGGATCTGCTGCTCGACAATTACGGTATCTACGTTCAGCCGATCAACTATCCGACGGTACCGAAAAAAACGGAACGCCTGCGTATCACGCCGTCACCGTTCCACAGCGATGCCGACATCGATCATCTCGTGTCGGCTTTGTCGTCGCTCTGGTCCCGTTGCGCCTTGTCGCGCGCCGTCGCCTGA
- a CDS encoding xanthine dehydrogenase family protein subunit M, translated as MYQTNYHRPTSVEEAAKLVSSTESGKFLSGGMSLLPAMKQRLAAPSDLVDLRHVEEMKGITVNGRDVRIGGAVTHFEIKDSDEIKSVCYGLHHMASVLGDPQVRYMGTIGGSVANNDPAADYPAAMIALDATIHTSKRAVKASEFFVSLLETVLEDDEIVTAVSFTAPEISGYEKFRNPASRYAMCGVFVAKTGSNVRVGVTGAGSDGVFHWEEAAQALSANFAPDAVATLSVDPGGMLSDLHGSSEYRANLVKVMAKRAVASAK; from the coding sequence ATGTACCAAACGAATTACCATCGTCCGACCTCGGTTGAGGAAGCCGCAAAGCTCGTGAGCTCCACGGAATCGGGCAAGTTCCTGTCTGGCGGCATGTCGCTTCTGCCTGCCATGAAGCAGCGTCTCGCCGCGCCGTCAGATCTTGTCGACCTGCGTCACGTCGAGGAAATGAAGGGCATCACGGTCAATGGCCGTGATGTCCGCATCGGTGGCGCCGTCACGCATTTCGAGATCAAGGATTCAGACGAGATCAAGTCGGTCTGCTATGGCCTGCACCACATGGCGAGCGTGCTTGGCGATCCGCAGGTGCGCTACATGGGCACGATCGGCGGTTCGGTCGCAAACAACGATCCAGCGGCCGATTACCCCGCCGCGATGATCGCGTTGGATGCCACGATCCATACCAGCAAGCGGGCCGTCAAAGCCTCCGAATTCTTCGTCAGCCTGCTGGAAACCGTACTTGAAGACGATGAAATCGTGACTGCCGTCTCGTTCACGGCGCCTGAGATTTCCGGCTACGAGAAGTTCCGCAACCCTGCATCGCGCTATGCCATGTGCGGCGTCTTCGTCGCGAAAACCGGCTCGAACGTGCGTGTCGGCGTTACCGGCGCCGGCTCGGACGGGGTCTTCCACTGGGAGGAGGCAGCGCAAGCATTGTCGGCGAATTTTGCGCCCGACGCCGTCGCCACTCTTTCGGTCGATCCGGGTGGCATGCTTTCCGACCTTCACGGATCCTCGGAATACCGCGCCAATCTGGTGAAGGTGATGGCCAAACGCGCAGTGGCTTCAGCCAAGTAA
- a CDS encoding sulfurtransferase TusA family protein, producing the protein MTSGSGETITYDLKGLKCPLPVLKTRKRMAALASGTRVLVETTDPMAVIDIPHFCQESGNRLISTETVESGHRFCIEKA; encoded by the coding sequence TTGACGTCTGGATCAGGCGAAACGATCACCTACGACCTCAAAGGCCTGAAATGCCCGCTGCCCGTCCTCAAGACGCGCAAGCGCATGGCCGCGCTGGCGTCAGGCACGCGGGTGCTGGTCGAAACGACCGACCCGATGGCGGTCATCGACATTCCCCACTTCTGTCAGGAAAGCGGCAATCGGCTCATTTCCACTGAAACGGTGGAGAGCGGACACCGCTTCTGCATCGAGAAGGCTTGA
- the dxr gene encoding 1-deoxy-D-xylulose-5-phosphate reductoisomerase — MTQTSQERRRLTVLGATGSIGASTLNVVRHLGGRDTFKITALTGRDNIEVLAREAIALGADFVATADEDRYHALRTELSGTGIACGAGADALIEAGEREADIVMAAIVGVAGLAPTLAAARRGADIALANKECLVSAGQLFKREMSAGGGRLLPVDSEHNAIHQCLAAGGNEALERIVLTASGGPFRNHTLEQMAQVSADDAAAHPNWSMGRKISIDSASMFNKALEMIEAQHLFDLRPDQVEVVIHPQSIIHSMVGYADGSMLAQLGAPDMRTAIGYALAYPERRNLPVERLDFKQLSRLDFQVPDEERFPALRLAREAMERGGLAGAVLNGAKETALDSFLAKEIGFLQMADVVERTMARMAGAGAATRIDAVYAADAEARVIAAEEIAGLRHAA; from the coding sequence ATGACACAGACTTCTCAAGAACGCCGCCGCCTCACAGTTCTCGGCGCGACAGGATCCATCGGGGCGAGCACGCTGAACGTCGTGCGCCATCTCGGCGGGCGGGACACGTTCAAGATCACGGCGCTGACAGGGCGCGACAATATCGAAGTCCTTGCGCGGGAGGCGATCGCGCTCGGGGCGGACTTCGTGGCCACAGCTGACGAAGATCGGTACCATGCGCTGCGCACGGAGCTTTCCGGCACCGGCATCGCTTGCGGGGCAGGTGCCGACGCGCTGATCGAAGCCGGTGAACGCGAGGCGGACATCGTGATGGCGGCCATCGTGGGTGTGGCCGGCCTTGCGCCAACGCTCGCCGCCGCGCGGCGGGGCGCCGACATCGCGCTGGCCAACAAGGAATGTCTCGTGTCGGCGGGTCAGTTGTTCAAACGGGAAATGTCAGCTGGTGGCGGACGGCTGCTGCCTGTGGACAGCGAGCACAATGCGATCCACCAATGTCTCGCGGCCGGGGGAAACGAGGCCCTTGAACGTATCGTTCTCACAGCCTCGGGCGGTCCCTTCCGCAATCACACGCTCGAACAAATGGCGCAGGTGAGCGCGGATGACGCGGCCGCGCATCCGAACTGGAGCATGGGCCGAAAGATATCCATCGACAGCGCGTCAATGTTCAACAAGGCGCTCGAAATGATCGAGGCGCAGCATCTTTTCGATTTGCGGCCGGATCAGGTGGAAGTGGTCATTCACCCGCAGTCCATCATCCATTCCATGGTCGGCTATGCGGATGGTTCGATGCTGGCGCAGCTTGGCGCGCCCGACATGCGCACGGCGATCGGCTACGCGCTGGCCTATCCGGAACGGCGGAACCTGCCGGTCGAGCGGCTCGATTTCAAGCAATTGTCACGGCTGGATTTTCAGGTGCCGGACGAAGAGCGGTTTCCAGCGCTGCGGCTGGCGCGTGAAGCGATGGAGCGCGGTGGTCTTGCCGGTGCCGTGCTGAACGGCGCCAAGGAAACGGCCCTCGACTCTTTTCTGGCTAAAGAAATCGGCTTTCTTCAGATGGCGGATGTGGTGGAGCGCACAATGGCGCGTATGGCCGGAGCGGGTGCCGCGACGCGGATCGATGCCGTGTATGCGGCCGATGCGGAGGCACGCGTCATCGCTGCCGAAGAAATCGCCGGCCTGCGCCACGCAGCTTGA
- a CDS encoding GTP-binding protein gives MKRHDPIPVTVLTGFLGSGKTTLLNRLLKDPQLTDTAVIVNEFGDVGIDHLLVEQSSDGVIELSDGCLCCTVRGELVDTLAELVDRLQTGRIERLRRIVIETTGLADPAPVLQAVMGHPVLADSLRLDGVITTLDALNGMGTLDRHEEAVKQVAVADRIVLTKTDLADDTSVDALRQRIGALNPGAPLLDAQEAQTGYAALFDCGLYDPETKTADVQRWLRDEAIAAAGHHHHHHHDVNRHDARIRAFTLVHEGLVDRDAIAMFIDLLRSAHGERVLRMKGIVALSDNPERPLVIHGVQGTFHPPARLPSWPDSDRRTRIVVITRDLGEDFVRDLFGAFAGQPAADRADRVALESNPLVVPGHRF, from the coding sequence TTGAAGCGCCACGATCCCATTCCCGTGACGGTCCTGACCGGCTTCCTCGGCTCGGGCAAGACGACCCTGCTCAATCGCCTGCTCAAGGATCCGCAACTCACGGACACGGCGGTGATCGTCAACGAGTTCGGCGATGTCGGTATCGACCATCTGCTGGTCGAGCAGTCGAGCGATGGCGTGATCGAACTGTCGGACGGATGCCTTTGCTGCACGGTGCGCGGCGAACTGGTGGATACGCTGGCGGAACTGGTCGATCGGCTGCAGACGGGTCGCATCGAGCGCCTGCGCCGTATCGTGATCGAAACGACTGGCCTTGCCGATCCGGCGCCGGTTTTGCAGGCCGTGATGGGCCATCCGGTCCTGGCGGACAGCCTCCGCCTCGACGGCGTCATCACCACGCTCGACGCGTTGAACGGGATGGGCACGCTCGACCGGCACGAAGAAGCGGTCAAGCAGGTAGCGGTCGCCGATCGGATCGTGCTGACCAAGACGGATCTGGCCGACGATACATCGGTCGACGCGCTGCGCCAGCGCATCGGCGCGCTTAATCCCGGAGCGCCGCTTCTCGATGCTCAGGAGGCGCAGACGGGCTATGCGGCGCTCTTCGATTGCGGGCTTTACGATCCCGAGACAAAGACGGCGGACGTGCAGCGCTGGCTGCGCGACGAGGCGATTGCGGCGGCGGGTCACCATCACCACCATCATCACGACGTAAACCGCCACGATGCGCGCATCCGCGCCTTTACGCTCGTGCATGAGGGTCTGGTGGATCGCGACGCGATCGCGATGTTCATCGATCTCCTGCGCTCGGCCCACGGCGAACGGGTGCTGCGCATGAAGGGCATCGTCGCGCTGTCTGACAATCCGGAGCGCCCGCTCGTCATTCATGGCGTCCAGGGTACCTTCCATCCGCCGGCACGATTGCCGTCATGGCCGGATAGCGATCGCCGCACGCGCATCGTCGTGATCACGCGCGATCTGGGTGAAGACTTCGTGCGGGACCTTTTCGGCGCCTTCGCCGGGCAACCGGCTGCGGATCGGGCCGATCGCGTTGCGCTGGAATCCAACCCGCTCGTCGTGCCGGGTCACCGGTTCTAG